The following are encoded in a window of Bacteroidota bacterium genomic DNA:
- a CDS encoding 30S ribosomal protein S20, producing MANHSATKKDARQAAKRTERNKYYGKTTRNAIRDLKELNEKATAGKKLVEVSSMIDKLAKRGIIHKNKAANLKSKLTKKVNAVK from the coding sequence ATGGCTAATCACAGTGCTACAAAAAAAGATGCCCGCCAGGCGGCTAAGAGAACAGAAAGAAATAAATATTACGGAAAAACGACCCGTAATGCAATTCGTGACCTCAAGGAATTGAACGAAAAAGCTACAGCAGGTAAAAAGCTCGTTGAAGTTTCCAGCATGATCGACAAACTGGCTAAACGTGGCATCATCCACAAAAACAAGGCAGCAAACCTGAAAAGCAAGCTGACTAAAAAGGTAAACGCAGTTAAATAA